In the Pocillopora verrucosa isolate sample1 chromosome 4, ASM3666991v2, whole genome shotgun sequence genome, ATAATTTGACAAGTTTTTGCCGCCTTTTTTGACTCTTTgggattgattttcttttttcttggaCGTTTTTCAGTCTTTCATGAGCGATTTTCTTCAAGGTGTCATCGACGTTCTTTTGAGCCAAAATCTTGAGATAGCACCTTTCAACACCCTGGAAAAATCAACCGAGAAGAAAGGTCAAAATATCATTGTTAACCCTCTAACATcgaacatcagtatgaataCTCTCCATGCTGTTTTCTGCTTTCTTAATGTGCTGAGAACGTAATTGAATATCTTTGACAATAAGAAGCTTCTCAACTTGGAgataatttcctttaatctcgtgttttaaacttttttttcaggggtgatattgtaaggagaaattcgatACTGGTCACTCCTACGGGTCATAGGGTTAACACGTTATTTCGTTACGTAAGACGCGATCTGACCAATCATCTTTCCAGAGCTATTCGTGAAGTatccaaataaccgtacaatatcgcaggatataATTTGTACTCTATTTGCGCgttatttttactttacttcgtgcagttggataataaatgtttctttactGTTCTGTACTGTACTGTACCTCTAACACTTGTGGAACTGCCGACAATTCAACCAATAGTGCTGCAGCCTCACATTGAACCGCTACGAGTCTAGATGACATCATAAGGTTGTACACGCTCTGTATGAAACAGCTGACGTTTGGAATAGTCCGTCGGGATTTCTGGtgaaattaaaactaaattagaaaTCAGTGACAAAACTCAGGtcaaacaaagtttgaaagGACATCATCTTTGCTGTTATCTGACTTGGCATGGaggcaaatcaaaattgttaatttttcgtGCTAAACATCGTGAATTACGCCAAAGGGACATAACTTTCTATCCCTCACTCTTAATAAACTACATGTTTTTAATGGTCTCGAACttcctttttaaaacaaaataccCTGTCCACTGGGCTGTTTCGCCATCCTTTAGTTTATGACGGTCCTCACAACATATCAGGTGATACTTGATTTGAGAGCAACTTGTGGTGAAAAATCAAACGCTGTGTTTATAGTGATGTTTTGAATAATAGATTGATATGTGATTCGACATGATCAACACCGTTCGACTCAATATCATGAAAGTGACAGATTTCAAGGAGTCGCTTTTGGGGGCCTTTTGATCAATCTGTTTGGAATTATGTGCTTAAGAGAAGAGGAAGGAGAAGCTTTGTGCAAAACATCCAACTGAGAGTGCTCCATAAAACCAAGTTTTTAGAAATTCAAGATACCATTAAGTGACCCTAACAGAGCTCGAGATAAAGGTATATTGATAAGCGGGGAAACTATCACTCCTTTCAGATTGAAACGAGTATCCATAAGGGCTAATAAGGTCTAGAACGGGAGAGGCTGGTTTTTCTAATACTTTCAAGTCATGCTATCTCCGTAGGTTAAGctaagtattaaaaaaaattaaaataaagggTCTAAGCTTCAGAGCTTTTCTGTAATTATAAAGACAAGAGTTGAGATTTTTTATATCCCACAGTTGATTACAGCGTTGTGATCAATATCTTTACAGCGATTAAGCCTCCAACAATCCTTGCGGATTGGTCTCGGATCACTTTGGAATTTCATGGATCGAAGGCCTTCCGGTTTGTCTAATAAACAGGAATCCAAGTGATTTTAACGTATTGAACGGATTTCAGCCTCAATATCCGCTCTGTCATGACACATAATCTACCGGTAAATCCTCGCGAAAAAAGACAGATAGAAGCATGTGACGTTCTGAAATCATGTGGGATAAGATCAAGGAAATGTAATGTGACgcgaaactgaaaaaatcttttgGGTAACGCCCCTGAGCAGGATGTGTGAAAATACAGAACTATATTATTTCCATATGAGATTCTTTCACGCTTCAACACAATTCACAGTATGACTCGCGGTATTTTTAACTCAGTAAATACAAGTCCCATGAAAACCACCGTCTTTTCAATAAGTTAGTGCCACATTGTGCTATGAAACACCTAAATAAAAATCTAATAACTGACTTGACGGGCTCTTTGATTGGTACTGATAATGAAGTATAATAACGCGACTGAATATTCTGTTAATTACATCAAACTCAAATGGGTTTTCATatggtaaattaaaataatgaaacagtTGTGAACTCACCCTAAAACCGTTATCACCCCGAAGAAACATAACTGTAAGTAGTGTACAGTGAAGTGGGATGTACACAGTACAAATCGCAAGATATCACTGTTGTCAAAGTACGAGAACGTCACTCGGGCGGACTTTCGACTGTCCCTTTTCCTGATCTTGATAAATTCAACCTTTAAAGATTGTATCAAAAGCGTTTTCCTCGTAAAGTATTTTTCGAAATTTCCCTGATACACCGTGAGAACTGTAGACTTGCGAGTCGGCGTAGTCTGTGGGGCTGATCCGTAACAAACGCTTTCACAGTTTGTCACTTGTTTCTGTGAGTAGGTGGTTTCGTGACCGGAAGTGAATTTCCTTCATATCTCCGCAGGCCCCCCTACGTGAGGCATTTGTGTCGTGGGTTTATCGTTTTTATGACGCACTCAGTTGTGGCTGGCTGATCATGTGAAAAGCAAATGACTCAGAGTACTTAATCTGAGAAACTTTACTTTGCaaacaaaagatgaaaacaaagtaTCTGAATAAATTTGAATAATCGACTTTCAAAACTTCCGAAAGTAAGCGGAACAGttgtaaacaaatatatttagtGTATCAAAACAGAAGTTCATTTCTTGACGTTTCCGATATTCAAGGATAAATCAGTGTATCAAACCAGTGGCTCCAACAGACCGACTCTCACGCAAACAATATTTTGACTGATAACCAGCTCCAACAGAACAGCGTGATCTGTCAGCGGTATGTCTTGCAGGCTCgcaaaaatgtgaaaaaatggCGGTAATGCAGTGGCGAAATGATTTGTAAAATATACAGTTGAGCATTGTTTCATTTCGTATCCTGTAATCATTTATACTTCAAAGAAGGCTTGAGCGGATAGTACCATGGATTCTGTAGCCGAGGACGATATAACTCTTCCTCTAGATTTTGATCGGAGGTAATTTGACAATGACATCTTAATAGTGTTTCGCTTTGTTTGACAAGTTGTTTTGGGTTCATCGATCGCTGTGCGGTTTTGTCCGGGGTTATTAAACCTTCGGGTTGATCTATTATTTATATTGATAGTCTTTCATTAGCTTCATTTGCAGCTTGAATAAAGCTTATTTTGATTCTAAATTTCATCCCCTTAGCACTAACCTCGCAAGGTTCAGGGAGGCTGTTGTGGCGGGCACGGGAGGTGACATGTTGGATTCCTCCGCTGAATTTTCCGAGGGATTAACAGTACGACCTACAACAACAGGTTAGAATTTCTATTTTTGCTTCAGAGTTCCGCTCCATCGTCGAGCTGGGGATCTCGCATCTCAGGCGCCAATGGCTCATTTGTAATTCATTACTTTGCCATTTTTCCAAGGCATGCAGTGCACGTATACGTAATCCCTGTCAACTTTTTGAGATTTCCAACCTTGTAAAATTGCTCAGGAATTTCGAAAAGCCACACTGGCTTGTTTAGCTTAGACAGTGTGAACGTCAAGATAAGAGACAATTTGGATTTGTTACTCTTTGTTACCCGTGTGATTGTGAGCAGTTGTTCATAATTTAGACATAAGGATTACAGTCTCGTAATTTGAGTCTTAAGATGAGATGTCTGTCTATAAGAATATCACGCAGTTGAGATAACAGCTTTcagtttagaaaaaaattgttttctctgtaGTGTAGTTAAGTTCATAGTTACTATAACAGTGTTACTAATAAACATAATTATAGCTACGGTATAGTTATCAACATAATTACAGCTTTAATTACCATGACACAGCATCTGCCAGAGTGCAGTCATGATCAACACATGAATTCTTTCCACAATACCAAAACATTGTCTAGCCAACAGGTAATAAGAAGCAAGAAATTTATCAGTTTTGTAAGATCTTGATGGAATGATAAACTCTCATAActtattttaaaggaaatatgtaATGAGGAAAGGAGAAGAGAGAATTTTGATTCAGATCACTAGGAAGGGTTCCAAATATTTTGGTTTAGTGTTGAGGCACAAAAATCAGAAATTCAGTCTTTCTTTAGAATATCAAACTTGCAGACTAAAATCTAAATGGATGAGTAATAACATTCATATACTTTGACCCATTCTTTCTGCATTTTTGACCCATCACTTTGGGAAAGACAGAGCTTGGAAACTTTAGATAAATTGAGGGACAAACTGCGTGTGCATCAAGAATCTTGTACACTAGGTACACTACAGTGAAAATAATAAGCTGAAGTGTACTTTATCTCCTTCTAGGTGCAGCTAATCAAGACAGTGGTGGGTCtcctcaaacaaaaacaatgaaagacTATGAATATGTAAGTGAACTTTAACAGTGATACAGTGTTCTAATCCTTTGTTAGACTTGCATGCACACTTTGCATGTAGTCATGTTAAAAGTAaacttgtaaatatttaatagATGTTGTCAAGCAAGTTATTTAACACTTTGGATGTTATGAAACATTCAGTTGGGGAGCTGTGCAATGAGTTTTACATATTTATCTTTAAATTGGCCACTACAAATTGAAAGGCTGGAGATATAGCTTCCCCTTTGTTTTTGTGGTCATTTTGAAAGTTGTGCAAAGTTACTTGCTGTTTATATGGCATTTGTTTCAGCTGGTGAACAAGCCTCTGAACTTATTTTGCTGGTATTCTCTCCTTGTTCAAAGAAAttcctttgttgaaaaatcTTAATAATAGTGTTTGATGCAATTGTCTTTTTGcatcagaaataaaagaaactcttTGTTTCTCACCATTATGAAACTACAGCATTAGGTTAAGATTTCTTGGATAGTGGACCATCTTTTTGCTTGGACTGTTTCTTCCCCTTGGAATATGAAGCAGCAAAAAAGAGTTCTGTACTATGTTAATTGTAAGAATTTTATCTGATCACTCCAAGAGTTTACTTGTTCCTTTACAATCTCAGAAACATTATTTTAGAAAGGTGCAACTTCATCAACTGATTATGCCTGGCTGCAATTGTAACAACCCTCTCATTCTCAATTATCTCTTTACCGACCCCAAAAATTATAGTTATAGATCACTGAGTATACAGGGTTGATTTTTATCCAATTCTTTTGATCAGTTTATCAGCTTTATGCAGTTAAAAATTAGGGTCAATTATCTGCCAAATTAATTTTGGTGATATCAGTTTCAATAATTCCCAGGAGCTGACAAAAGCTTTTTACAGATGTGTGTGTCTGAGCTTCCTGTCCACCTGTACTTTAATAGCCATATTACTTACACAGTTAAAAGCAGTTGGAATTATTCTCCTTAAAATGCGCATATTTGAAGcctatttttttccattctttacaactaaatttgaagtgaacttttatttctgttcttctttaatttgaatatttatattCTTCTTATATTCAAAGTGGCCCCTGTTGATagagggaaaatgaaaatttaaggCATTTCAGGGTTACAGCTGACAGCGTTAAGGAGTAAAAAGTCTCAACTCAAGGATGAATATTTTTGAGGCTGTTTGGCTAATGTGGGCAAGATTTGCATTTAAaggataactttattttttcaattaaacCATGGCCAAACAGCTGAATGAGGTTTGAACAATATTTATCTGCATAATTGTCAAAATATAACAACAGGAATTGTGATTTGTTTCCATGTTGGATTTTTGTCTTAGGATTGTCTGGAGGTGGCTGAAAAATCaacacaattaaaaaatataatttttgtgtgCAATTAATTACATTCTGCTTTGTCCATTCATAGCAAATATCAGagctaaagaaagaaaattttggtttgaagcTGAGAATTTATTTCTTGGAAGAACGTGTTAACCAGAGTGGTGATGTTCCAGAGGACATTTTCAAGGCTGTAAGTAAAATTGACTTTTTATAAACTAAATTTCctgttatttgtttatttcttgaTTGAAAATATCAACTTAATTACTCAATAAATTCCATTTACTTCATAAATTTTTAGAATGGAGTTAATGGAGTATACAGCTTGACTTActgtagaagaaaaaaatcaatttattccattttagattaaaagattttaaagtcatcttaggcctagttcaaacgtcgatctttacatgtaccgaacctaacgtttctattaagtacatgtaaagatcgacgtttgaatcaattaggatcggcagatttgtattCAGATCGACAGTGCCTTTCTATCCGACTCAGCTAGTTGGATAGAACGGTAAAAGATCGGCATTGATTCATACGTCgtactttacatgtaccgaacttaatgcatacattatacatacgttaaaataattatgttttacccACAATTCAAGAAAGTTCACTTACGTGCCATGCGCGAAAGCCTTCGAACCATTCAAACAATATGGCGGGAAAGGAGGAAGGCTTGTGCTcctcttgttttaaaaaaagcaaaaaaaaaaaaagcaagcagCAAGGTtgtttaatgctaactgcaTCTTGAGTCGCCTTTTTCTACCCTCCTTAATCGcatttgcaagaaaaacaagctCTTCATTTCCACAAGTTGTGCTTCCCGcatttttttctgacattttgGTAGGTATTAACTGCTGACTACAATGGAGTTAtgttcagttttgcaatta is a window encoding:
- the LOC131795685 gene encoding uncharacterized protein; this translates as MFLRGDNGFRKSRRTIPNVSCFIQSVYNLMMSSRLVAVQCEAAALLVELSAVPQVLEGVERCYLKILAQKNVDDTLKKIAHERLKNVQEKRKSIPKSQKRRQKLVKL